One window of the Ammospiza nelsoni isolate bAmmNel1 chromosome 17, bAmmNel1.pri, whole genome shotgun sequence genome contains the following:
- the RHBDL1 gene encoding rhomboid-related protein 1, with the protein MDRSSLLQLIQEQLDPENTGFIGVETFASLVHSHELPLDPAKLDMLVALAQGNDEGQVCYQELVDLISSKRSSSFKRAIANGQRALPRDVLLDETGLGIYKRFVRYVAYEILPCEMDRRWYFYQHRTCPPPVFMAAVTLTQIIVFLCYGARLNKWVLQTYHPEYMKSPLVYHPGHRARAWRFLTYMFMHVGLEQLGFNALLQLMIGVPLEMVHGILRISFLYLAGVLAGSLTVSITDMRAPLVGGSGGVYALCSAHLANVVMNWAGMRCPYKLLRMVLALVCMSSEVGRAVWLRFSPPLPASGPQPSFMAHLAGAIVGISMGLTILRSYEESLQDQCGWWVLLLSYGTFLLFAVFWNIFAYDLLGAQIPPPP; encoded by the exons CTGGACCCCGAGAACACCGGCTTCATCGGCGTGGAGACCTTCGCCAGCCTGGTGCACAGCCATGAGCTGCCCCTGGACCCCGCCAAGCTCGACatgctggtggccctggcacagggcaacGACGAGGGCCAGGTCTGCTACCAGGAGCTGGTAGACCTG ATCAGCAGCAAGCGCTCCAGCAGCTTCAAGCGCGCCATCGCCAACGGGCAGCGGGCGCTGCCCCGCGACGTGCTGCTGGACGAGACCGGCCTGGGCATCTACAAACGCTTCGTCCGCTACGTGGCCTACGAGATCCTGCCCTGCGAGATGGACCGGCGCTGGTACTTCTACCAGCACCGCACCTGCCCCCCGCCCGTGTTCATGGCCGCCGTCACCCTCACCCAG ATCATCGTGTTCCTGTGCTACGGGGCCCGGCTGAACAAGTGGGTGCTGCAGACCTACCACCCCGAGTACATGAAGAGCCCCCTGGTCTATCACCCCGGGCACCGTGCCCGCGCCTGGCGCTTCCTCACCTACATGTTCATGCACGTGGG gctggagcagctggggttCAACGCCCTCCTGCAGCTGATGATCGGGGTGCCCCTGGAGATGGTGCACGGCATCCTGCGCATCAGCTTCCTCTACCTGGCCGGGGTCCTGGCAG GCTCCCTCACCGTCTCCATCACGGACATGAGGGCGCCCCTGGTCGGGGGCTCGGGGGGAGTCTAcgccctctgctctgctcacctCGCCAACGTCGTCATG AACTGGGCCGGGATGCGCTGTCCCTACAAGCTGCTGCGGATGGTTCTGGCGCTGGTGTGCA TGAGCTCCGAGGTCGGTCGCGCTGTCTGGCTCCGCTTCTCCCCTCCGCTGCCGGCCTCGggcccccagcccagcttcATGGCGCACCTGGCGGGGGCCATCGTGGGCATCAGCATGGGGCTGACCATCCTGCGCAGCTACGAGGAGAGCCTGCAGGACCAGTGCGgctggtgggtgctgctgctctcctacGGCACCTTCCTGCTCTTCGCCGTCTTCTGGAACATCTTCGCCTACGACCTGCTGGGGGCACAGATCCCCCCGCCGCCCTAG
- the STUB1 gene encoding E3 ubiquitin-protein ligase CHIP: protein MKGKEEREGGAAGPGSAGPGAGGAGGGSPEKSHSAQEHKEQGNRLFGGRKYPEAAACYGRAINRNPLVAVYYTNRALCYLKMQQHDKALADCKRALELDGQSVKAHFFLGQCQMEMENYDEAIANLQRAYNLAKEQRLNFGDDIPSALRIAKKKRWNSIEEKRINQENELHSHLTKLIVAEKERELAECRKTQQEENTDESRSRVQLASIEAKHDKYLADMDELFSQVDEKRKKRDIPDYLCGKISFELMREPCITPSGITYDRKDIEEHLQRVGHFDPVTRSPLTQDQLIPNLAMKEVIDAFISENGWVEDY from the exons ATGAAGGGCAAGGAGGAGCGCgagggcggcgcggcggggcccggctcggcggggccgggcgcgggcggcgcgggcggcggcAGCCCCGAGAAGAGCCACAGCGCGCAGGAGCACAAGGAGCAGGGCAACCGGCTCTTCGGCGGCCGCAAGTACCCCGAGGCCGCCGCCTGCTACGGCCGCGCCATC AACCGGAACCCCTTGGTGGCCGTGTACTACACCAACCGGGCGCTGTGCTACCTGAAGATGCAGCAGCACGACAAGGCGCTGGCTGACTGCAAGCGGGCGCTGGAGCTGGACGGGCAGTCGGTGAAGGCTCACTTCTTCCTGGGCCAGTGCCAGATGGAGATGGAAAACTACGACGAGGCCATCGCCAACCTGCAGAGAG CCTACAACCTGGCCAAGGAGCAGCGGCTGAATTTCGGGGACGACATCCCCAGCGCGCTGCGCATCGCCAAGAAGAAACGCTGGAACAGCATCGAGGAGAAGCGCATCAACCAGGAGAACGAGCTGCACTCCCACCTCACCAAGCTGATCGTGGCCGAGAAGGAGAG GGAGCTGGCGGAGTGCCGAAAGACTCAGCAGGAGGAGAACACAGACGAGAGCCGGAGCCGTGTTCAGCTGGCCAGCATCGAGGCCAAACAC GACAAATACCTGGCAGACATGGACGAGCTCTTCTCCCAAGTGGATGAGAAGAGGAAG AAGCGGGACATCCCTGACTACCTGTGTGGGAAGATCAGTTTTGAGCTGATGAGAGAGCCCTGCATCACGCCCAGCGGGATCACCTACGACAGGAAGGACATTGAAGAGCATCTCCAG cGCGTGGGGCATTTCGACCCGGTGACACGGAGTCCCCTGACCCAGGACCAGCTGATCCCCAACCTCGCCATGAAGGAGGTGATAGACGCGTTCATCTCGGAGAACGGCTGGGTGGAGGATTACTGA
- the JMJD8 gene encoding jmjC domain-containing protein 8 — protein sequence MAARLLPLLLLPLGWVRPGACTDPPGGGWVAGTVPEEPRCTVERADASLTYSLFLQRFAFSRPVILGGVTDNSAFRALCTREKLLAAFGPFPVRLSTANTYSYRKVDVPFQEYVEHLLKPQDPARLGSDTLYFFGDNNFTEWGPLFQHYVPPPFRIPGTSPAYSFGIAGSGSGVPFHWHGPGFSEVIFGRKRWFLYPPDQTPHFHPNETTLAWLQHTYPTLPPAQRPLECTLRPGEVLYFPDRWWHATLNLDTSVFISTFLG from the exons ATGGCGGCGcggctgctgccgctgctgctgctgccgctgggCTGGGTCCGGCCCGGCGCCTGCACCGACCCTCCGGGTGGCGGCTG GGTGGCGGGCACGGTGCCGGAGGAGCCACGCTGCACCGTGGAGCGAGCTGATGCCTCCCTCACCTATTCCCTCTTCCTGCAGCG GTTCGCCTTCTCCCGGCCGGTGATCCTCGGTGGGGTCACGGACAATTCG GCGTTCCGAGCCCTCTGCACCCGGGAGAAGCTGCTGGCGGCCTTCGGGCCCTTCCCGGTGCGGCTCAGCACGGCCAACACCTACTCGTACCGGAAAG TGGATGTACCGTTCCAGGAGTACGTGGAGCACCTGCTGAAGCCGCAGGACCCGGCCCGGCTGGGCAGCG ACACCCTGTACTTCTTCGGGGACAACAACTTCACCGAGTGGGGCCCCCTGTTCCAGCACTACGTGCCCCCTCCCTTCCGCATCCCGGGCACCAGCCCCGCCTACAGCTTTGGGATCGCAG GCTCAGGCTCTGGCGTTCCCTTCCACTGGCACGGCCCTGGTTTCTCCGAAGTGATTTTCGGCAGGAAG CGCTGGTTTCTGTACCCGCCGGATCAAACCCCGCACTTCCACCCCAACGAGACCAcactggcctggctgcagcacacctACCCCACACTGCCCCCGGCCCAGCGCCCGCTGGAGTGCACCCTGCGCCCTGGGGAG GTGCTGTACTTCCCTGACCGCTGGTGGCATGCCACACTCAATCTGGACACCAGTGTCTTCATCTCCACCTTCCTGGGCtag
- the WDR24 gene encoding GATOR complex protein WDR24, whose product MEKMARVTTALGGNALTGRTMFCHLDAPANAISVCRDAAQVVVAGRNIFKIYSIEEEQFVEKLNLRVGRKPSLNFSCADVVWHQMDENLLATAATNGVVVTWNLGKPSRNKQDQLFTEHKRTVNKVCFHPTEVYMLLSGSQDGYMKCFDLRKKDSVSTFSGQSESVRDVQFSIRDYFTFAATFENGNVQLWDIRRPDRYERMFTAHNGPVFCCDWHPEDRGWLATGGRDKMVKVWDMNTTRAKEIYCVQTIASVARVKWRPECKHHIATCSMMVDHNIYVWDVRRPFIPSAMFEEHKDVTTGIVWRHLHDPYFLLSGSKDSTLYQHIFKDASQPIERANPEGLCYSLYGDLAFAAKESLISSDSNRKPYIGDRRHPIFFKRKLDPTEQFEYISSSSALSVFETDVESGSMDWFVHTAKQYALAGRPLAELCDHNAKVAKGLERNQVAQTWTMLRIIYSSLSTVSSTNLNHSMGKGSTALPLMNSFNLKDIPAGLGSESRLDRSKGESRPENILMDSSSTLINNEDNEETEGSDVPADYLLGDVEADEDDLYMMDHENPHAEEQEYSLPQEAFPLRHEIVDNPSALDHLQDKADSPHVSGNEAETVSLTPVESFSLISISHSLYENRLPSDFFNPIVRDTLLFYAEQGDVQTAVSVLIVLGERIRKEIDEQTQEHWYTSYIDLLQRFQLWNISNEVIKLSTCRAINCLNQASTTLHVNCSNCKRPMSNRGWICDRCRQCASMCAVCHHVVKGLFVWCQGCSHGGHLQHIMKWLETSSHCPAGCGHLCEYT is encoded by the exons ATGGAGAAGATGGCCAGGgtcaccactgccctggggggcAACGCGCTGACTGGCCGCACCATGTTCTGCCACCTGGACGCCCCCGCCAACGCCATCAGCGTGTGCCGGGACGCCGCCCAGGTGGTGGTGGCCGGCCGCAACATCTTCAAGATCTACTCCATCGAGGAGGAGCAGTTTGTGGAGAAGCTGAACCTCCGCGTGGGCCGCAAGCCCTCGCTGAACTTCAGCTGCGCCGACGTGGTGTGGCACCAGATGGACGAGAACCTGCTGGCCACCGCCGCCACCAACGGCGTGGTGGTCACCTGGAACCTGGGCAAGCCGTCCCGCAACAAGCAGGACCAGCTGTTCACGGAGCACAAGCGCACCGTCAACAAGGTGTGCTTCCACCCCACCGAGGTGTACATGCTGCTCAGCGGCTCCCAGGACGGCTACATGAAGTGCTTCGACCTGCGCAAGAAGGACTCTGTCAGCACCTTCTCTG GCCAGTCGGAGAGCGTGCGTGATGTGCAGTTCAGCATCCGGGACTATTTCACCTTCGCTGCCACCTTCGAGAACGGGAACGTGCAGCTGTGGGACATCCGCCGGCCCGACCGCTACGAGAGGATGTTCACGGCCCACAACGGGCCTGTCTTCTGCTGTGACTGGCACCCAGAGGACAG GGGCTGGCTGGCCACGGGCGGCCGTGACAAGATGGTGAAGGTGTGGGACATGAACACGACGCGGGCCAAGGAGATCTACTGCGTGCAGACCATCGCCTCGGTGGCGCGCGTGAAGTGGCGCCCCGAGTGCAAGCACCACATCGCCACCTGCTCCATGATGGTGGACCACAACATCTACGTGTGGGACGTGCGCCGCCCCTTCATCCCCTCGGCCATGTTCGAGGAGCACAAGGACGTCACCACGGGCATCGTGTGGCGCCACCTCCACGACCCCTACTTCCTGCTCTCGGGCTCCAAGGACAGCACCCTTTACCAGCACATCTTCAAGGACGCCAGCCAGCCCATCGAGCGGGCCAACCCCGAGGGGCTGTGCTACAGCCTCTACGGAGACCTGGCCTTCGCCGCCAAGGAGAGCCTCATCTCCTCCGACTCCAACCGCAAGCCCTACATCGGCGACCGGCGCCACCCCATCTTCTTCAAGCGCAAGCTGGACCCCACGGAGCAGTTTGAGTACATCTCGTCCTCCAGCGCCCTGAGCGTGTTCGAGACGGACGtggagagcggcagcatggacTGGTTCGTGCACACGGCCAAGCAGTACGCGCTGGCCGGCCGGCCCCTGGCCGAGCTCTGCGACCACAACGCCAAGGTGGCCAAGGGGCTGGAGCGCAACCAG GTGGCTCAGACGTGGACGATGCTGAGGATTATCTACTCCAGCCTCAGCACTGTGTCGTCCACCAACCTCAACCACAGCATGGGGAaaggcagcactgccctgccactCATGAACAG CTTTAACCTGAAAGatatccctgctgggctgggcagcgaGTCCAGGCTGGACCGCAGCAAAGGAGAGAGCCGCCCAGAAAACATCCTCATGGACTCCTCCTCCACCCTGATCAACAACGAGG ACAATGAGGAGACAGAGGGCAGCGATGTCCCTGCAGATTATCTGCTGGGGGATGTGGAGGCAGACGAGGATGACCTGTACATGATGGACCACGAGAACCCACATG CTGAAGAGCAGGAAtacagccttccccaggaagCCTTCCCCCTGCGCCACGAGATCGTGGACAACCCGTCAGCCTTGGACCACCTGCAGGACAAGGCCGACTCCCCTCACGTCAGCGGCAACGAGGCCGAGACGGTGTCGCTGACCCCCGTGGAGTCCTTCTCGCTCATCTCCATCTCCCACTCGCTCTACGAGAACCGCCTGCCCTCCGACTTCTTCAACCCCATCGTGCGGGACACGCTGCTGTTCTACGCCGAGCAGGGCGACGTGCAGACGGCCGTGTCCGTGCTCATCGTGCTGGGAGAGCGCATCCGCAAGGAGATCGACGAGCAGACGCAG gagcaCTGGTACACGTCCTACATCGACCTGCTGCAGCgcttccagctctggaacatCTCCAACGAGGTGATCAAGCTGAGCACCTGCCGTGCCATCAACTGCCTCAACCAGGCCTCCACCACGCTGCACGTCAACTGCAGCAACTGCAAGCGGCCCATGAGCAACAGGGGCTGGATCTGTGACAG GTGTCGGCAGTGTGCCAGCATGTGTGCCGTGTGTCACCACGTGGTGAAGGGGCTCTTCGtctggtgccagggctgcagccacggCGGCCACCTGCAGCACATCATGAAGTGGCTGGAGACCAGCTCCCACTGCCCCGCCGGCTGCGGCCACCTCTGCGAGTACACCTGA
- the FBXL16 gene encoding F-box/LRR-repeat protein 16: MSNPRNGDTKPPCLPRNGLVKIPTQANGLGSASITKGTPAVKNRLCQPSSVPAILSPALAHRSDLPIPSLASPLSLATLASVSSPPGASLVGLNASEGSEQPSPERLLGSPSERQLAVDEKILNRLFWYFSACEKCVLAQVCKAWRRVLYQPKFWVGLTPVLHTKELYNVLPGGEKEFVSLQGFAVRGFDGFCLVGVSDLDICEFIDNYPLSKKGVKSMSLKRSTITDAGLEVMLEQMQGVVRLELSGCNDFTEAGLWSSLNARITALSVSDCINVADDAIAAISQLLPNLTELNLQAYHVTDTALAYFTAKQGYTTHTLRLNSCWEITNHGVVNMVHSLPNLSVLSLSGCSKVTDDGVELVAENLRKLRSLDLSWCPRITDMALEYIACDLHKLEELVLDRCVRITDTGLSYLSTMSSLRSLYLRWCCQVQDFGLKHLLGMGSLRLLSLAGCPLLTTTGLSGLVQLQELEELELTNCPGATPELFKYFSQHLPCCMVIE; the protein is encoded by the exons ATGTCGAACCCGAGAAACGGCGACACCAAGCCCCCATGTTTGCCCCGCAATGGACTGGTGAAGATCCCCACGCAAGCCAACGGCCTCGGCTCCGCCAGCATCACCAAAGGCACCCCCGCCGTGAAAAACCGCCTGTGCCAGCCTTCCTCCGTGCCTGCCATCCTCAGCCCGGCCTTAGCCCACCGCAGCGACctgcccatccccagcctggcctcccCGCTCTCCTTGGCCACCCTGGCCAGCGTGTCCTCCCCTCCCGGCGCTTCCTTGGTGGGACTGAACGCCAGCGAGGGCTCGGAGCAGCCGTCCCCGGAGCGGCTGCTGGGCTCACCCTCGGAGAGGCAGCTGGCCGTGGACGAGAAGATCCTCAATCGCCTGTTCTGGTACTTTTCGGCGTGCGAGAAGTGCGTGCTGGCGCAGGTGTGCAAGGCATGGCGGAGGGTGCTCTACCAGCCCAAGTTCTGGGTGGGCTTGACGCCCGTCCTGCACACCAAAGAGCTCTACAACGTCCTGCCCGGGGGAGAGAAGGAGTTCGTCAGCCTGCAGGGCTTCGCTGTCCGCGGCTTCGACGGCTTCTGCCTCGTGGGCGTCTCTGACCTGGACATTTGTGAGTTCATTGACAACTACCCCCTCTCCAAGAAGGGGGTCAAGTCCATGAGCCTTAAGAGGTCGACCATCACAGATGCGGGGTTGGAG GTGATGCTGGAGCAGATGCAGGGCGTGGTGCGGCTGGAGCTGTCGGGCTGCAACGACTTCACGGAGGCCGGGCTGTGGTCCAGCCTCAACGCCCGCATCACGGCGCTGAGCGTCAGCGACTGCATCAACGTGGCCGACGACGCCATCGCCGCCATCTCGCAGCTCCTGCCCAACCTGACCGAGCTCAACCTGCAAGCCTACCACGTGACGGACACGGCGCTCGCCTACTTCACCGCCAAGCAGGGCTACACCACCCACACCCTGCGCCTCAACTCCTGCTGGGAGATCACCAACCACGGCGTGGTCAACATGGTGCACAGCCTGCCCAACCTGAGCGTGCTCAGCCTCTCGGGCTGCTCCAAGGTGACGGATGACGGCGTGGAGCTGGTGGCCGAGAACCTGCGGAAGCTGCGCAGCCTCGACCTGTCCTGGTGCCCCCGCATCACCGACATGGCCCTGGAGTACATCGCCTGCGACCTGCACaagctggaggagctggtgctCGACAG GTGCGTGCGGATCACCGACACCGGCCTCAGCTACCTGTCCACCATGTCATCCCTGCGGAGCCTCTACCTGCGCTGGTGCTGCCAG GTGCAGGATTTTGGCCTGAAGCACCTCCTGGGCATGGGCAGCCTGCGCCTGCTCTCGCTGGCTG GCTGCCCCTTGCTGACCACCACGGGGCTGTCGGggctggtgcagctgcaggagctggaggagctggaactCACCAACTGCCCCGGGGCCACCCCGGAGCTCTTCAAGTACTTCTCCCAGCACCTGCCGTGCTGCATGGTGATCGAGTAG